A DNA window from Streptomyces bacillaris contains the following coding sequences:
- a CDS encoding aminotransferase-like domain-containing protein, translating to MKDYRSVADAVAAEIGAGRLKAGERLPTQREFARQYGIANSTATRVYQELARRGLTEGHVGRGTFVRDTSGTAAPPAPALSEPAGSRVDLELNYPVVPEQAELLAAGLGGLLRPERLEPVLRPVGAAGTPAARAAAADLLARGGWRPDPARVLFAGSGRQAISAVVAALTRPGARLGVEELTYPVLKAIATRLGVTLVPLAMDGAGLIPEAVEEAHRAGPLHAVYVQPVLHNPLSLTMPAERLDRLADVLLTCGIHAIEDAVWAFLRDDLPPLASRVPERAVLVDSLSKRLAPGLSLGFAVVPAAVSGGVAAALRSGGWAPMGFPLEAMAQWQAVGAVETLVRAKQRQAVERQEIAERHLGDFVTRSAPGSYYRWWELPRPWRADTFVAAAARHGIAVTPAAAFAVGRHRGPHAIRLGLASPSAETLSRALATLADLARSAPEDLAQD from the coding sequence GTGAAGGACTACCGGAGCGTTGCCGACGCGGTGGCCGCCGAGATCGGGGCCGGTCGGCTCAAGGCAGGTGAACGGCTGCCCACGCAGCGGGAATTCGCCCGGCAGTACGGCATCGCCAATTCCACGGCCACCCGCGTCTATCAGGAGCTGGCGCGCCGGGGTCTCACCGAGGGGCACGTGGGCCGCGGCACCTTCGTACGCGACACCTCCGGTACGGCGGCGCCGCCCGCCCCCGCGCTCTCCGAACCCGCCGGGAGCCGGGTCGACCTGGAGCTGAACTACCCCGTGGTGCCCGAGCAGGCCGAGTTGCTGGCCGCCGGGCTGGGCGGGCTGCTGCGGCCCGAGCGGCTGGAGCCGGTGCTGCGCCCGGTCGGCGCGGCCGGCACCCCCGCCGCGCGCGCCGCCGCGGCGGACCTGCTCGCACGGGGTGGCTGGCGCCCCGATCCAGCGCGGGTGCTGTTCGCGGGGAGCGGGCGCCAGGCGATCTCGGCGGTGGTGGCCGCGCTGACCCGGCCGGGCGCGCGGCTGGGCGTGGAGGAGCTGACGTACCCGGTGCTCAAGGCGATCGCCACCCGGCTCGGTGTCACCCTGGTGCCGCTCGCGATGGACGGGGCCGGGCTCATCCCGGAGGCGGTGGAGGAGGCGCACCGGGCCGGGCCGCTGCACGCCGTCTACGTACAGCCCGTCCTGCACAACCCGCTGTCGCTGACCATGCCCGCGGAGCGGCTGGACCGCCTGGCCGATGTGCTGCTGACGTGCGGCATTCATGCGATCGAGGACGCGGTGTGGGCCTTCCTCCGGGACGATCTGCCGCCTCTGGCCTCTCGTGTGCCCGAGCGGGCGGTGCTCGTCGACAGCCTGTCGAAGCGGCTCGCGCCGGGGCTGTCCCTCGGGTTCGCGGTGGTGCCCGCCGCCGTGTCGGGCGGGGTCGCGGCCGCTCTGCGCTCGGGGGGCTGGGCGCCCATGGGGTTTCCCCTGGAGGCGATGGCCCAGTGGCAGGCGGTGGGGGCCGTGGAGACGCTCGTACGGGCCAAGCAGCGGCAGGCCGTGGAACGGCAGGAGATCGCGGAGCGCCACCTCGGGGACTTCGTGACCCGCAGCGCGCCGGGGTCGTACTACCGCTGGTGGGAGCTGCCGAGGCCGTGGCGGGCCGACACGTTCGTCGCCGCCGCGGCGCGGCACGGTATCGCGGTGACCCCGGCGGCGGCGTTCGCCGTGGGCCGCCACCGGGGTCCGCACGCGATCCGTCTGGGCCTCGCCTCGCCGTCGGCGGAGACCCTGTCCCGGGCTCTCGCGACGCTGGCCGACCTCGCGAGGTCGGCTCCGGAGGATCTCGCCCAGGACTGA
- a CDS encoding LysE family translocator — MVELTGVLGVAMVALGMVLTPGPNMIYLVSRSITQGRRAGVVSLGGVAVGFLVYLLATNLGLSVVFVAVPELYVAVKLAGAAYLAYLAWTALKPGGVSVFAPQEMPHDSPRKLFTMGLMTNLLNPKIAIMYLSLIPQFINLESGHVLFQGFLLGSVQIAVALTVNLSIVLAAGSIAVFLARRPSWLKVQRYMMGTALALLAVSVALDTSMPSSGSS, encoded by the coding sequence ATGGTTGAGCTGACCGGAGTACTGGGAGTCGCGATGGTGGCCCTGGGGATGGTGCTCACCCCCGGGCCGAACATGATCTACCTCGTCTCCCGGAGCATCACCCAGGGCCGCCGGGCGGGAGTCGTCTCACTCGGCGGCGTCGCGGTCGGCTTCCTGGTCTACCTGCTGGCGACGAACCTCGGCCTCTCCGTGGTCTTCGTCGCGGTCCCCGAGCTGTACGTCGCGGTCAAACTGGCCGGCGCGGCCTACCTGGCCTACCTCGCCTGGACCGCCCTCAAGCCCGGCGGCGTCTCCGTCTTCGCTCCCCAGGAGATGCCGCACGACTCCCCGCGCAAACTGTTCACGATGGGGCTGATGACGAATCTGCTCAACCCGAAGATCGCCATCATGTATCTGTCCCTCATCCCCCAGTTCATCAACCTGGAGTCCGGGCACGTACTGTTCCAGGGCTTCCTGCTCGGTTCCGTCCAGATCGCGGTGGCCCTCACGGTCAACCTGTCCATCGTCCTGGCCGCCGGTTCGATCGCGGTCTTCCTCGCCCGCCGCCCCTCCTGGCTCAAGGTGCAGCGCTACATGATGGGAACGGCGCTCGCCCTCCTGGCCGTCTCCGTCGCCCTGGACACCTCGATGCCCTCGTCCGGGTCGAGCTGA